GTTCTATTAAGATGACACTACACATTTTATTATACAAGCGAAGATTCACAGTTTGCTAATCAAAGGTTCAAAGTCAATGTAATAAATTTATCCTGCTCTTTNNNNNNNNNNNNNNNNNNNNNNNNNNNNNNNNNNNNNNNNNNNNNNNNNNNNNNNNNNNNNNNNNNNNNNNNNNNNNNNNNNNNNNNNNNNNNNNNNNNNNNNNNNNNNNNNNNNNNNNNNNNNNNNNNNNNNNNNNNNNNNNNNNNNNNNNNNNNNNNNNNNNNNNNNNNNNNNNNNNNNNNNNNNNNNNNNNNNNNNNNNATAAGACCAGAACTTAGGCTTTATTAAATGTGTATACAAATTTCAATAGCCCTGGAAAGAATATGGCTATTTCCAAGAAACACTAAATCCCATATTTCCATTTGCTGGAGAGATCTGAGGTGAAAATGAACATGCCAAACAAGGGTTATAATAACCTAGCAACCTTGAGGGAAACAATGAAAATCAAACCATAGACATGATTCTAGACTCCAGATATACCTCTTCAAATCTAGAAGACTAGATGTGAAAAATTGTAAAAGTAActcattaatttacaaataGTTATTCTAAAACATTATAATTCACACAACTGAACATAATAATATGAAATGCACTTAATGAATTTAGATACACAATACCAGAGCAGATCACAACCTTCAGTTCAAGTAGATGAGGAAAAATTCAATATCAAATAGCAACTAGAATTCTATTTTACCATTACTAAGAACTAACTAGGgtgaaaagaaatatgtatttaacATTGAAATTTATTAGAGCAAGAATGCAGCCATTTGTAACTCCACCTTGATTTTTATTGCAAACATGGAGGTAAGTTGACTATGGTAACACAAATCATCAAAATGCATTTCAAGAAAGTTAACTCGTGGGGGCAACCTATGATGCACATATACAATGCAAGCCCCAGATACAATACTTAACCGATATAACAATATTACAATCTAGAAAAATATAGGAAACCATACATGTAGGGTACATATAATAcatatatagatttttttaaagaatcatAAGACataaaacacacacacacataatCATAAGACataaaacacacacacacataaaaTTGCAAATACAAAAACACATAGCTAATACAAAACTTAAACATTACTTTATAAAATCTATATGTGGTTCCAGAACTTAAGTTTGATGTTGTGAGTTTGAACTTTGGAATAAAAAACAAACGAAAGGAAATTACGATTatgaaacaaatatataattattaaaaaagaaaactatGTAGCAAAATATCAAAGCCACAATTTTGCAATAATAAgcagaaaaagagatgaaaaaaaaaagtgttgatACTGGCACATGGAATGGAAAATAAGATGAAATGAGTCGTAAGTCTAACATCAAAGAAATTAAAGATCTGCCTGTTCAGATGAAAGGTTCTAAGTTTTGTATTAAAACTTCTTGAGTTGTATTCTTTAAGTGTCCCAGCTGTATGAAAATTAGACAACTTAAAAAAATGGCTTGTATACTACAAAGTATCAGAAAAGCATCAGTGTTGGATAATGCTGTATATCGTAGGTGTTCCAGCAGTATAAAGTTTGAcaattgtgataaaaaaaatgactagGACACTTCACAAATAAGATTGACAATCTTGAATCCTTCCCTCCATAAATAGGTATATTTGAACAAAGTCATTCATCCACAAGAGAATATCATGTTCACAAAAAAGGTAACAATGCTGAAATAAATGGAGTACTTTACAAGTATATATGAGGATGCCGACATACCAtatcttcttcattttataCATACTGACACACACTAATACACCAATCCACTTTCTTCATATTTTATACCTATATTCATTGCTCATTGGGAATACCTACACACTATAATGTTATTTTAAACCATAAAGTGGGCAGTTAAATTCAAATATCAGCTTGAGCACCCCAATTCCCGGGAATCACTCTATGATAGTGAGTGTGGGATAGTAAAAGGCAACAAGAGAAAGAATTAAGTGCATACGAAGATGACTGGTTAGAATTCTGAGGTTGGTGAGTGGACATGAtataaaaaaagagtaaaattagGAACAAGTATCTCCGGGAGAAAACTGGACTAGCGCCCAAGGTGATAAAACCCTAACTGGTATTCAACTTGATGAGGGTGTTGGGTTGGGTCATTGACTCATTCGTCGAATTGCCAAGTCACTACTTGAAACTGTATAAGTTATAGTAGTATCAGTATTAAATGTGTGTGTGTATtcatcaaaaatcaaaaatatatattacttttgccATTTATATTCCAAATAACTACTGCAGCACAGCGGCTGAGCGCTTTTCCATAACTAAAAGGACCGAGATTGATTCCCATTGAAGGCcttttttccatttttattgtatttcttGTGCTTCACAGAGCGGCCTGTTATGCAGCCAACGGCCTGTTTCCAGTCCACTCAGAGTAGGTTTCTTTGACTTTTTAGCTTTTATACGTGTAtggtataaatataaattttgtgcattttttaatttgtttcctCGAACTTCGACGAAGTAGCCATACTGCCCCCCAATGTTGTCATGAGCGAGATGCTACCCAAAATCGAGAGGGGGGGTGCAAGATCTAAAAGGTAGAATCATAACAAAGATTGTAAGATCTTACCATAATAACAAATACACTAAAATAGATATAATACATATATactatatagttatttttagaACAATACAGCCGCAACTCTCCTGGAAAGCAGTTGTACAGATCAACActctctttcttcttctctttcttttcctATTTGTTCAACACTTTGCTCGTTGGAAACTATGGGTGATGGTAGGGAAGTCGTCAGAGGGAAGGGTCTTAGTACTCTACATCCCATTTTTGGGGACTTGAGTCGCAAAACCCGGcctgaatcaatttttttttgggatCGCTGGAAATTGCCCAATCTCATGATTTTTGCAATTTTTCACACAATCTTGTTCGATCTCAGCTGAAAGCGATTCTGCGTGCATGATAGATCAGAAGGGGTGACTGAGATCGTAATATCCCACGATTTTATGATTTATGCCGCGATCTTGACAACATTGCTGCCACCCATAGCATTTTGGGGGTCCATTGCAATCTGTAATTGACTTTATTATCATAGCAGATTGCTGAAAATAGCGGAGAACCAAAAATCGGGCTATGTTATATAGCAGAAACCATTGCAGGCAAATAGCAAAAGCCACATAGCGGTTTAAATAagtcaattatatttaaaaaacgcATGCTGCATACAAATAATAAAGGGAATGGAGGTAAAGCTTATATATTGAAAGGTTTAGAAATATTATACAAAAACAGCATGCTGCATACAAATAATAAAGGGAATGGAGGCAAAGCTTGCATGTGGAAAGGTTTACATATTACAATGAATATAGAGTGATATTCGCACTCTTCAGTTACCTTATTTTACAAATAGGGCATGTTTGGCACACATACAAACTTctcagttttattatttttagaaccCCTAAAATTCTCTTTTTTCCACTATTGCTGCTATGTCTGGCTACAGGACCCTAATAGCAAAACAAGGATAGCTCTGGGGTCTTCATAGTGGATTCATCAAAATCCACTATGTTATAGTGCCGCTATCGTCACTATCAAAGCATTATCACACTTTATTACTTTTGTTTCCTGCATTGCTTAGTTATGGAGTTAGAATGCTGAATTATTATGTTAGAACCAGTAACCAGTAAAGTAAGATGTTGTAGTGAATGGTGATGTTTTGTTGAGGATTTAAATGAAACAGAACTATTACAAATATCCACATGCTGTTCAAGAGCCTGTCATATCCTCTCCCTAATAACCACcaatctgaaataaaataactGAATACCCAAACTTCTATTTCCCTACTCTATTTAATTAGACACAAATGAGCAGTTACAACTtaacaaaaaacaaattgaaataaGCAGTTAAAGAcacaaacaataataaatctAGGTAGTTACAAACAGATCAATCAGATTTGGGCCAGCATTAATGTTTCTTGCGCCTCACTAAGTTTGTTTAATCAGAGGCCTGTTGCTAACATATTATTTTGCTGAtgtaattatattatatgtatatatatcatttataggttttttttaatattattatttataatatattaggtAAACTGTTATGGGTCAACGAGACGAGTCTACCAACCATCCACGAGTTTATGTAAACTCTCGAGTTTGACTACCATGCAGAAAACCATATTTTTAAAggcaattttaattaaataattagttgTGGCGGGCTTAACATATTAGGCATCTCAGAAAGGGAAAGAAATAGTGGTTAAATTAGAGAATCACCATATGCAATATGATGAGACTAAATTAGAGACCAAAAAGCCATGCTTTTTTAAGAACTGATATTCAATTCAAAAACACCAATAAACAATAAATGGACCGTAAACACATACAAtcaaagaaatttatattaaaaaagtacAAGCAAACAGATTTGGATATGGAATGTCCAAAAGCAGAAGAAACAGCATGAAAAGGTTATATATATCCAAGATCAACCATGATAACAATCAGTTTGTAAAACAGGCTAGAATAAGATATTAATATCACGACAATATTCAAAATCACAACAAATATTTAACTTTCCATTTTTTGAGGTACTTCCGGGTGTTACGAAGACCAGAAAACATAGTAATGTATAATGAACTATATGCTTGAATAACTCATATGGCTAAGAGATCTTAGTTTGAAGATTGGACAAATGAATGAAAAGTATGACGAAATCACATGGAAGAcaatggtaaaaataaataagctaAATGAAAGGAGTTGACCTTACCTCAGTGAAGGATGCCTAAAACTCGGCTTCTGCATAATATTAAGTATGTGAAGCTTTCAAAATATTCAGTTACAAATAGCAAGCTTGCCAGTCAACTCATCATCGGCAACCCCATAATCAAGGCTGAGCTCTCTCATTGGAGGGATGTTCTCCATTGCAAATAGCATAAGGTGAGGGAACATCAAATTATTGTGATCAAACAGAACAAACTGAACCAACACATTGGGAGTTGAGCTATGACTCATATAACAAGCAACATTCCTCATTCTTGACACATCCATAGCAAAATCTAATGGAGGAACCGATGGAAATGACGGACGCACATAATTAGCATCTATCATAGATAAATCACCCCATTCCGCCCACCTATTTGAAAACCGATTAGGATATATCAATGAATCACCATTCATGGTCAAAATTTGCGCTTGCTCCCTAGTCAAAACAACCCCGGTGTACTCACATATAAAAGCGCCAGCTTGAATAAGGTCCAAAGACCTAACTCCCCAACCAGTCTCCTTAGATCTAAACACTTCCAACCTATGTCCAAGCCCCTTTTGCGTGACGCGGTTCCGACAATGAGGCGGACAACGACAAAAAGGTCCGCATTCAAAAATCAACGGTTTCCCTCTCATGAGAAGCCCACTTTGACTATAAGGAAACTCGCCGCCATTTTTCATCGAACAAAAGCATCCGTCTCCACAACCATCCACACACTCACAACCCGTACCTTTCCCACTCGAATGAAAAACAAACTGCGGAAAAGTAGTCTTCGGAAGATACTCAAAACACAAAGGATCGTGATTCCTATCAATATCATTAAAGAGCCTCACACAAACATTCTCCTTACTATTCGAAACATCGAGAGAAAAAACACACATAGGTTTAAAACACAATGGATCTCTCCTAAGCATAAGAGCTTCCTTAAGAACCAAACTACCCATCTTAGCTTGACCATCAATCCTCCATAACTTATACTTATAAACACCGAAACCAGATTTACCAACATCAAACCAACATTCAAGTATTCTATATAATCCATCATAAACATAAACCTTACCAGAAGCCGAAGTTGTACCTTCACACCGAACCCCGCGAATAACCCTAACTTCAATCCCATAATGCATACTTCTTTCCATGGCAAGGTTACCACCCTCCAACTTCTGATGAAAAACTTGCCTTGAATGCTTATCTTGACCACCATGACCAGAATAAATAATCACATCACCTTCATCAACATCATCTTCATAACCACCAGAAACAATCACACTAGTAGCAATCGGTTCCCCGTTCGAACTCATACTCGCCGGTAAATAATCAATTCCAGCTTGTGGTTGACCGTGCAAACCAACAACACACAACTCCATTCTATAAAGAAAAACATCACCAATACAAACACCAGGAATTGCGCCAACGATTCGCTTATCGCGATTCAACCACAAACCACAGTTTCTCATCAAAGCAGAAGCTCTCAAATCGCTTCTCACTTTCCGAACATCGATTTTCCGTTCTTCTTCAACTGCCGCCAAAACACGAACCGAATCGTAAACCATTCTCGTTCTCCGAACAAGGTCGCGAAAATGTCGCTGTTCAGTTAATCCAAGATCCGTCACGCGAACAAGCTCCTTCCACCGCCGTGGAATCTTCTGTGCGGTTACTTCACCCGCCGAAGGGGTTGAGTCGTAATTTTGCAGCGCGTCGGGAACAGGAACGGGAATGATGGCGCGTGAATTTGGATC
The genomic region above belongs to Cicer arietinum cultivar CDC Frontier isolate Library 1 chromosome 4, Cicar.CDCFrontier_v2.0, whole genome shotgun sequence and contains:
- the LOC101498068 gene encoding histone-lysine N-methyltransferase family member SUVH9-like, which codes for MNSQNPNITFPSAPPGIPIPTPILTPKLEPLDEHIEQTQQPNLNEIPNLNLNLNLNLDLVCEETLNDNNSNQNANVYAEFNRVSELFRTAFTKGLQQIPKNEVIDEDPNSRAIIPVPVPDALQNYDSTPSAGEVTAQKIPRRWKELVRVTDLGLTEQRHFRDLVRRTRMVYDSVRVLAAVEEERKIDVRKVRSDLRASALMRNCGLWLNRDKRIVGAIPGVCIGDVFLYRMELCVVGLHGQPQAGIDYLPASMSSNGEPIATSVIVSGGYEDDVDEGDVIIYSGHGGQDKHSRQVFHQKLEGGNLAMERSMHYGIEVRVIRGVRCEGTTSASGKVYVYDGLYRILECWFDVGKSGFGVYKYKLWRIDGQAKMGSLVLKEALMLRRDPLCFKPMCVFSLDVSNSKENVCVRLFNDIDRNHDPLCFEYLPKTTFPQFVFHSSGKGTGCECVDGCGDGCFCSMKNGGEFPYSQSGLLMRGKPLIFECGPFCRCPPHCRNRVTQKGLGHRLEVFRSKETGWGVRSLDLIQAGAFICEYTGVVLTREQAQILTMNGDSLIYPNRFSNRWAEWGDLSMIDANYVRPSFPSVPPLDFAMDVSRMRNVACYMSHSSTPNVLVQFVLFDHNNLMFPHLMLFAMENIPPMRELSLDYGVADDELTGKLAICN